A single region of the Flavobacteriales bacterium TMED191 genome encodes:
- a CDS encoding M28 family peptidase, with amino-acid sequence MKHYILLLTLLFFHFSFSQNCNDDFNLMTMKELIYELSDDSYEGRKTGEYGGKKSAKYIKKYLKGLFKDSDNVDIYSQKFDFFVSNNPHMKNNDVKKNAENILCFIDNKQKETIIIGAHYDHLGHGDFGSLYSGDEHLIHNGADDNASGVALGVTLIKLLYSSNKMYNYLFIAFDGEEMGLYGSSYFCKNPTIDLKNVRYMMNFDMVGRLNSTKDLAINGIGTCLHWDSLLSKVNYNSEFNLILSESGVGPSDHSSFYYQNIPSIHFFTGQHSDYHKPSDDSDKINYNGIHEILCFVEQMVQYSSSIKKFEFQETKNESNETLKFSVTLGVMPDYLFSGEGMRIDGVSKDKTAFNAGIIKGDIVVKMGEKDINDMISYMEALSLFQKGDTTIVKVSRSGELIDLITIFK; translated from the coding sequence ATGAAACACTATATACTTCTATTAACACTTTTATTTTTTCATTTTAGTTTTTCTCAAAATTGCAATGATGATTTTAATTTAATGACAATGAAAGAGTTGATTTATGAACTTTCTGATGATTCATATGAGGGTAGAAAAACTGGTGAATATGGTGGCAAGAAATCAGCAAAATATATAAAAAAATATTTAAAGGGTCTTTTTAAGGACTCTGATAATGTAGATATTTATTCTCAAAAATTTGATTTTTTTGTTTCAAATAATCCACACATGAAAAATAATGATGTTAAAAAAAATGCAGAAAATATTTTATGTTTTATCGATAATAAACAAAAGGAAACTATAATTATAGGAGCTCATTATGATCACTTAGGTCATGGTGATTTCGGATCTCTATATTCAGGAGATGAACATTTAATTCACAATGGTGCAGATGATAATGCAAGTGGAGTAGCCTTAGGTGTGACATTGATAAAGCTTCTTTACAGTTCAAATAAAATGTATAATTATTTATTTATTGCTTTCGATGGAGAAGAAATGGGACTTTATGGCTCTTCTTATTTTTGTAAAAATCCTACTATAGATTTGAAAAATGTTCGTTATATGATGAATTTTGATATGGTTGGGCGATTAAATAGTACTAAAGATCTTGCAATTAACGGAATTGGTACGTGCTTACATTGGGATTCATTACTTAGTAAAGTAAATTATAATAGTGAATTTAATTTAATTTTATCCGAGTCTGGAGTTGGACCGTCTGATCATAGTTCATTTTATTATCAGAATATTCCATCTATTCATTTTTTTACTGGTCAGCATTCCGATTATCATAAACCTTCTGATGATAGTGATAAAATAAATTATAATGGAATTCATGAAATTTTGTGTTTTGTTGAACAAATGGTTCAATATTCTTCATCAATTAAAAAATTTGAATTTCAGGAAACAAAAAATGAATCCAATGAAACCCTTAAATTTTCGGTTACTTTAGGAGTTATGCCTGATTATTTGTTTTCTGGTGAAGGAATGAGAATTGATGGTGTTTCAAAAGATAAAACCGCATTTAATGCGGGAATTATAAAAGGAGATATTGTTGTGAAAATGGGTGAAAAAGATATTAATGATATGATTTCTTACATGGAAGCTCTCAGTCTTTTTCAAAAGGGAGATACAACTATTGTTAAGGTGTCAAGATCAGGTGAATTGATTGATTTAATTACTATTTTTAAATAG
- a CDS encoding heme-binding protein: MILLTTIFILLSTLALENNSNDTHYHVIKVIGEIEIRQYNKLLYVSYIPKNEVDRSNSFRKVANFIFGNNSKNENISMTSPVVMKTYNKYEMAFIMPSNYSIDNLPKANSDELNIYEEPGLVKACITYSGFSNAVKEQKYIKKLQLILNENSIEHKSDFEVLIYNAPYQLLNRKNEITVSVLL, translated from the coding sequence ATGATTTTACTTACAACCATATTTATTCTTTTATCAACACTGGCTTTAGAAAATAATTCAAACGACACCCATTATCATGTTATAAAAGTCATTGGTGAGATAGAAATAAGACAATATAATAAGTTGCTGTATGTTTCGTATATTCCAAAAAACGAGGTTGATAGGTCCAACTCATTTCGTAAGGTTGCAAATTTTATTTTTGGCAATAATTCAAAGAACGAAAATATTTCAATGACATCGCCTGTTGTAATGAAAACTTATAATAAATATGAGATGGCTTTTATTATGCCTTCTAATTACTCTATTGACAACCTCCCTAAAGCAAATAGTGATGAACTTAATATTTATGAGGAACCTGGTTTGGTAAAAGCATGTATTACATACTCAGGTTTTTCAAATGCAGTCAAGGAACAAAAATATATTAAGAAGTTACAATTGATTTTAAATGAAAATAGTATTGAACATAAAAGTGATTTTGAAGTGTTGATTTATAATGCTCCATATCAACTTTTAAATAGAAAAAATGAAATTACGGTTTCTGTATTACTGTAA
- a CDS encoding MerC domain-containing protein yields MLYKPDTIGSLASTLCLVHCLATPFIFITQACTISCCADTPIWWQSIDYIFIVISFFAILGATKTSTNKIISRLLWITWFIFFALILNKSLGLVYLDKNFGYSAGIILACLHIYNLRYCQCKSDNCCANNKNLKKTILN; encoded by the coding sequence ATATTATATAAACCTGACACTATAGGTTCTTTAGCAAGCACATTGTGTTTAGTACATTGTCTTGCAACTCCTTTTATTTTTATCACACAAGCATGTACCATATCATGCTGTGCAGACACCCCAATATGGTGGCAATCAATTGATTATATATTTATTGTAATTTCATTTTTTGCTATTTTGGGTGCTACAAAAACGTCAACAAATAAAATAATTAGTCGATTATTATGGATAACCTGGTTTATATTTTTTGCTTTAATACTAAATAAAAGTCTTGGACTAGTCTATTTAGACAAAAATTTTGGATACTCTGCAGGAATTATACTTGCTTGTTTGCATATATATAATCTAAGATATTGTCAATGCAAATCAGATAATTGTTGTGCTAACAATAAAAATTTAAAAAAAACTATCCTGAATTGA
- a CDS encoding DUF805 domain-containing protein, protein MNWYLKVLQNYAVFNGRARRKEYWMFVLFNMIISFLFGFLDGFLGLGYLSSIYSLLVFIPSIAVIIRRIHDVGKSGWFCLIPIYNLILALTPGDEGENKYGSDPKLIVD, encoded by the coding sequence ATGAATTGGTACTTAAAGGTTTTACAAAATTATGCAGTATTTAATGGTAGAGCAAGAAGAAAAGAATATTGGATGTTTGTTTTGTTTAATATGATTATTTCTTTTCTTTTTGGATTTTTAGATGGTTTTTTGGGTTTAGGTTATTTAAGTAGTATTTACAGTCTTCTTGTATTTATTCCATCTATTGCTGTAATTATAAGAAGAATACATGATGTTGGTAAAAGTGGTTGGTTTTGTTTAATTCCCATTTACAACTTGATTTTAGCACTTACACCTGGTGACGAGGGAGAAAATAAATATGGTTCTGATCCCAAGTTAATTGTAGATTAA
- a CDS encoding DUF3089 domain-containing protein encodes MKKIFFCFLILNFSCSLQKNLNYSSDSIVPNKNFEFNIQTELNYNEDSNWAFRHDTDDFHELIPKNFKSKNEESFPISVFYIHPTSLFSSENWNADTTHFYNNRLINLCLENQASIFAGLSYLYAPHYREMHIYSYTDTINGINAFNFAYNDVLSAFKYFLSNIKTEKFIIASHSQGTNHAKKLINEYIFPDKVLLNRLLLSYLIGMDISTNEMSIDLCSEPSQLNCFLNWRSFNNFYYPDDWDYGENYVSVNPIDFNSKFLWSSKKHHLGILFPNKKIFFKKSLSVRNERGLVWVKLPKNIFFKRFQRNSYHNADFNLFWVNIRYNLINRLQGVDW; translated from the coding sequence ATGAAAAAAATATTTTTCTGTTTTCTTATACTAAATTTCTCATGTTCTCTTCAAAAGAATCTTAACTATTCTTCTGACAGTATTGTGCCAAATAAAAATTTTGAATTTAATATACAGACAGAATTAAATTATAATGAAGATAGTAACTGGGCGTTTAGACATGATACTGATGATTTTCATGAATTGATACCTAAAAATTTTAAGTCAAAAAACGAAGAGTCTTTTCCTATTTCAGTTTTTTATATTCATCCTACATCTTTATTTTCTTCTGAAAATTGGAATGCGGACACAACTCATTTTTACAATAATCGTCTTATAAATTTATGCTTAGAAAATCAGGCATCTATTTTTGCTGGATTATCATATTTATATGCCCCTCATTATAGAGAAATGCATATTTATTCATACACAGATACAATTAATGGTATTAATGCATTTAATTTTGCCTATAATGATGTATTGTCAGCCTTTAAATATTTTTTAAGTAATATAAAAACAGAAAAATTTATTATTGCATCTCACAGCCAAGGGACAAATCATGCCAAAAAACTTATTAATGAATATATTTTTCCTGATAAAGTTTTATTGAATAGACTTCTATTAAGTTATTTAATTGGAATGGATATTTCGACTAATGAAATGTCGATAGATTTATGTAGTGAGCCTAGTCAGTTAAACTGTTTTCTCAATTGGCGCTCTTTTAATAATTTTTATTATCCAGATGATTGGGACTACGGAGAAAACTACGTGTCAGTTAATCCCATTGATTTTAATAGTAAATTTTTATGGAGCAGTAAAAAACATCATTTAGGAATTTTATTTCCAAATAAGAAAATTTTTTTTAAAAAAAGTTTATCAGTTCGTAATGAAAGAGGTTTAGTTTGGGTTAAGTTACCAAAAAATATTTTTTTCAAAAGATTTCAACGTAACTCATATCATAATGCAGATTTTAATTTATTTTGGGTAAATATTAGATATAATTTAATTAATAGACTTCAAGGTGTTGATTGGTAA